From Brassica oleracea var. oleracea cultivar TO1000 chromosome C3, BOL, whole genome shotgun sequence, a single genomic window includes:
- the LOC106330751 gene encoding uncharacterized protein LOC106330751 produces the protein MADLAIGQLEEAESSSKLPPKLLAWGCYPTKLRLNIYSKAHVIGTIASYHQGSKDMEIIMGSQFGRLFELSVARCHNSAKLINSFLCRQLLTVRKYELWFHFATHPLRFSLDEFHQVTGLNCGAFDAADSEAVDDPGSTIWHKLFDTTLGDIMVADVLKMLRNPYLAPWKRVPLALIALVDGVICCSNKWLKLTSKYVEMLCDVEYFLEYPWGRESFLKTLPRLLPPYTREDSLGEICHRLSQQTAAAYGFPLALQLFAFEAVPLLLAKIPNTQSTENFLVNHLACENTIPILSVNDIVEVEEDPDLVVQFMPTPEAKRYMWLDEVTDQHFSGGDTSFAPVRDKKENAGKGVRKVAQPNDQPVHRRNLRPRKPAAVIIEDISSSEDIEPEAPPQPNRCTHEDLKPWMNSSSNSWLVPSRNI, from the exons ATGGCGGATCTGGCTATTGGTCAGCTTGAGGAGGCCGAATCTTCCTCGAAATTGCCTCCGAAGCTTTTGGCTTGGGGTTGTTACCCAACCAAATTGCGTCTCAATATTTACTCGAAGGCTCACGTCATCGGAACTATTGCGTCTTATCACCAAGGTTCCAAAGACATGGAGATTATAATGGGGTCTCAATTTGGCAGGCTATTTGAGTTGTCTGTTGCTCGTTGCCACAACTCTGCGAAGCTAATAAACAGCTTCCTTTGCCGTCAGCTTCTGACTGTTCGCAAGTATGAGCTTTGGTTCCACTTTGCGACTCATCCTCTTCGCTTCTCACTGGATGAGTTTCACCAAGTAACTGGGTTGAACTGCGGAGCATTCGATGCTGCCGATTCTGAAGCAGTGGACGACCCAGGTTCAACTATATGGCACAAGCTTTTTGATACAACGCTTGGTGACATTATGGTGGCTGATGTCCTTAAAATGCTTCGCAATCCATATCTGGCACCCTGGAAACGTGTTCCTTTGGCTCTTATTGCGCTGGTTGATGGTGTTATATGTTGCAGTAACAAATGGCTCAAGCTGACCTCGAAGTATGTCGAGATGCTTTGCGACGTAGAGTACTTCTTGGAGTATCCTTGGGGTAGAGAGTCATTCTTGAAGACTCTACCGCGTTTGCTGCCGCCTTATACAAGGGAAGACTCACTGGGAGAAATTTGCCACCGCTTATCTCAACAGACCGCAGCTGCCTATGGATTCCCTTTGGCTCTTCAGTTGTTTGCTTTTGAAGCGGTGCCTTTGCTGTTGGCTAAGATTCCCAACACACAGTCCACCGAAAATTTCTTAGTTAACCATCTCGCATGCGAGAACACTATCCCCATTCTAAGTGTCAATGACATTGTTGAAGTCGAAGAAGATCCAGAT TTAGTCGTTCAATTCATGCCTACTCCGGAAGCTAAACGATACATGTGGTTGGACGAGGTTACAGACCAGC ATTTCTCGGGTGGAGATACTTCATTTGCCCCCGTTCGAGATAAAAAAGAAAACGCGGGCAAAGGTGTGCGTAAGGTGGCCCAACCTAATGATCAACCCGTCCACCGCCGCAATCTACGCCCCCGTAAACCTGCTGCAGTTATAATCGAGGACATCTCTTCATCTGAAGACATTGAACCAGAGGCTCCTCCTCAACCAAACAGGTGTACGCATGAAGATTTGAAGCCGTGGATGAACAGCAGTTCAAACAGCTGGCTAGTGCCTTCCAGAAACATATAG
- the LOC106331682 gene encoding glutathione S-transferase U27, whose amino-acid sequence MSEEKVVVLNFWPSMFGARVIMALEEKDIKFEYKEEDVFGDKTDLLLQSNPVHKKIPVLIHNGKPVCESNIILEYIDEVWNNDKTLRLLPSDPYEKAKCRFWADLIDKKVFDAGRRTWTKKGKEQEEAKREFIETLKVLETELGEKFYFGGNETISVVDLVLISYYPWFHTWETIGDFSLEDHTPKLMDWVRRCLARPPISKSLPDRLKILGRVSQIIKVHEFFYGY is encoded by the exons ATGTCAGAAGAAAAAGTGGTTGTGTTGAACTTCTGGCCAAGCATGTTCGGAGCAAGAGTGATCATGGCGTTAGAGGAAAAAGATATCAAATTCGAGTACAAGGAAGAAGATGTATTTGGTGACAAGACCGATTTATTGCTCCAATCCAACCCGGTTCACAAGAAAATTCCGGTTCTGATCCACAACGGTAAACCGGTATGCGAGTCCAATATCATACTCGAATATATCGACGAGGTCTGGAATAACGACAAGACTCTTCGTCTACTACCTTCTGATCCTTATGAGAAGGCAAAGTGTAGATTTTGGGCTGATTTAATTGATAAAAAG GTTTTTGACGCAGGAAGAAGAACATGGACGAAGAAAGGCAAAGAACAAGAAGAAGCAAAACGAGAGTTTATAGAGACATTGAAAGTATTAGAAACAGAGCTTGGGGAAAAGTTCTACTTCGGAGGAAACGAAACTATTTCTGTGGTCGACTTGGTCCTCATCTCTTATTACCCTTGGTTCCACACGTGGGAGACAATAGGTGATTTTAGCCTGGAGGACCATACTCCCAAGCTAATGGATTGGGTCCGTAGATGTTTAGCCCGACCACCTATCTCAAAATCTCTACCCGATCGGCTTAAGATCCTTGGTCGAGTGTCTCAGATCATAAAGGTCCATGAGTTCTTCTATGGTTATTGA